Below is a genomic region from Flavobacterium ginsengisoli.
TTCAATTCTTCAATTCCAAATCCTTTTAAGGAATTTGTCTGAAAATGCTTTGTTAAGGTTTCTAATGCATAATCTTCTTTATAGATCCAATCTTCTAAATAAAAGCTATGAAAATCTTCTCCAAAAGCAGTTTTAAAATCGCCTTTATTATTCTTTGGCACTAAAACCTCACTCGGATTAAAGTTTTGCAATAATTTATCGATGTATTCTGCATTTCCTTGAGCCGTTAAAAATTCTCCTGTTGAAACATCTAAAAAAGAAATTCCGATATTTTTATTCGCAAAGTAAACAGATGCTAAAAAGTTATTTGATTTTGACTGTAAAACCTCATCGTTTAAAGAAACTCCTGGAGTTACAAGTTCCGTTACACCTCTTTTTACAATAGTTTTTGTCATTTTAGGATCTTCCAACTGATCACAGATTGCTACACGAAGCCCAGCTTTTACCAATTTTGGCAAATACGTATTTACAGAATGATGTGGAAACCCTGCTAATGCTGTTTCTGTATCAGATCCAGCTCCTCTTTTAGTTAAGGTTATCCCTAAAATTTTAGAAGCTCTAATGGCGTCTTCTCCAAAGGTTTCATAAAAATCTCCTACTCTGAAAAGCAGACATGCATCAGGATATTTAGCCTTGATCTCGTTGTACTGTTTCATTAAAGGTGTTTCTTTCACCACTTTTTCTTTAGTCGCCAAATTATTATATTTTAAATGAAAAAATTAAGACAGCGAATTTATGCTTTTTTAGCGGTATATCGAAAGCTTCAAAAATTAAAATAATTTAAGATATTTTTAGGTTGTGATTTAAGAATTTTATATAGCTTTGTTTATCATTTAAAAAAAAGACCCTTAAAGATGAAAAAAATAATCTTATTCGCTATGTTAGCTGTAGCTGGTATCACAGCTACTAATGCACAAACAACTAAAAAAGCTAAAGCTGAGAAAGTTGCTAAAGTTGAAGGAGCTGGAATGCTTTTCGAAACAGAAACTATTGATTACGGAACTATCGCACACAATGCTGATGGAAAACGTGAATTCGTTTTTGTTAACAATGGTACAAAACCATTAATTATCACTAACACTCAAGGATCTTGTGGATGTACTGTTCCAACTACTCCAAAAGAACCAATCGCTCCAGGAGCTAAAGGTGTTATTGGTGTAAAATACGCTACTGACAGAGTTGGTGCTTTTACAAAAACTGTAACTGTAACTTCTAACGCAGAAGGGCAACCAACAAAAATCCTTACTATTAAAGGTACAGTTTTACCAGATCCAGTAAAAAGCTAATCTGAGAAACATTTAAAATAATCAAAAAGCTTCCTTATCTTTGGAAGCTTTTTTTATGACTACAATTTAAAAACAATGAGAAAACTCGAAAACAGCGAACTAGACCGTAAATCAATTGAAGATTTTAAAAAATCGGAGAAAACCCCTTTAATATTAGTTTTAGACGATATTCGAAGTCTGCATAATATTGGTTCTGTTTTTAGAACTGCTGATGCGTTTTTGATTGAAAAAATAATTCTTTGCGGTATTACAGCAACTCCTCCAAATAAAGAAATTCATAAAACTGCTCTTGGCGCGACTGAAACTGTTGCTTGGGAACATCACGAAAGTGTTCTGGAAGTTATCGAAAACTTAAAGAAAGAAAATGTATTAACAATGGCTATCGAACAAGTTGAAAGTGCTGTCTTTCTTCAAGATTTTAAAATTAAAAAAGATCAGAAATACGCCTTAGTTTTCGGAAATGAAGTTTATGGCGTTTCTCAAGAAGCTGTCGCAATCTGTGACGGATGTATTGAGATTCCACAATTAGGAACAAAACACTCTCTTAATATTTCTGTAAGTGCCGGAATTGTGGTTTGGGATTTGTTTCAAAAAATAAACTGGCCTTAATAAAATCCTTTCCTGTTTTTATTAAAAAAATGTGATTTTACAATATTTTTAAGCTTTAAATTGTTAGAAATGTAAATATATTTTTTTATTATTATAAAAGTGATACTTTTATAAAATGAAAAATAATTACTCTCTAAAAATATCTTTTTTATTCATTTTACTGCTGTCCAATTTTATTGGTTCTGCACAACAATATACTTCCATTCCTGACTCTAATTTTGAACAAGCTTTAATCGATTTAAATATTGATAGCGGAGCTATTGACGGTCAAGTCCTGACTGCAAACATTATAAATTTAAAAACATTAG
It encodes:
- a CDS encoding DUF1573 domain-containing protein, translated to MKKIILFAMLAVAGITATNAQTTKKAKAEKVAKVEGAGMLFETETIDYGTIAHNADGKREFVFVNNGTKPLIITNTQGSCGCTVPTTPKEPIAPGAKGVIGVKYATDRVGAFTKTVTVTSNAEGQPTKILTIKGTVLPDPVKS
- a CDS encoding RNA methyltransferase — protein: MRKLENSELDRKSIEDFKKSEKTPLILVLDDIRSLHNIGSVFRTADAFLIEKIILCGITATPPNKEIHKTALGATETVAWEHHESVLEVIENLKKENVLTMAIEQVESAVFLQDFKIKKDQKYALVFGNEVYGVSQEAVAICDGCIEIPQLGTKHSLNISVSAGIVVWDLFQKINWP